A window of the Nitrosococcus wardiae genome harbors these coding sequences:
- the gcvPB gene encoding aminomethyl-transferring glycine dehydrogenase subunit GcvPB, with protein MLIFESSRPGRHPRTQAPKAAAPTDLPAQFLRRQPPALPEVSELDVVRHYTRLSQKNFSIDTHFYPLGSCTMKYNPRACHTLASLPGFLERHPATPEAMSQGFLACLYELQTILAKMTGMQTMSLAPMAGAQGEFSGVAMIRAYHEARGDQARCEMLVPDAAHGTNPATATMCGFRVREIPTNAAGDVDLEALRKALGPQTAGIMLTNPSTLGIFDRNIKAIAESVHEAGGLLYYDGANLNAILGKVKPGDMGFDVIHLNLHKTFATPHGSGGPGAGPVGVGDKLLPFLPVPRVERAEDGRFHWLTEEDCPQTIGPLSAWMGNAGVLLRAYIYIRLLGLEGMQRVADFSALNANYLAKRMAEAGFDLAYPERRAGHEFVVTLKRQAKELGVTATDFAKRLLDLGFHAPTVYFPLLVPECLLIEPAETESKQTLDAFVAAMAQIAQEAQEDPEQLKEAPRKLPVRRLDEVRAARELDLIWKPAPHD; from the coding sequence ATCCTCACGTCCAGGTCGCCACCCTCGCACCCAAGCCCCCAAGGCGGCTGCCCCCACCGATTTACCGGCGCAATTTCTGCGGCGGCAGCCCCCGGCATTGCCCGAGGTCTCCGAATTGGATGTGGTGCGCCACTATACCCGCTTGTCCCAGAAAAATTTTTCCATTGACACCCATTTTTACCCCCTCGGCTCCTGCACCATGAAATACAACCCCCGGGCCTGCCACACCCTGGCCAGCCTACCGGGGTTCCTGGAGCGGCATCCAGCCACGCCGGAAGCCATGAGTCAGGGTTTTCTGGCGTGCCTCTATGAGCTGCAAACGATCCTCGCTAAGATGACGGGAATGCAGACCATGAGCTTGGCGCCCATGGCGGGGGCCCAGGGAGAATTTAGCGGGGTCGCGATGATCCGCGCCTACCATGAAGCCCGGGGCGACCAAGCACGGTGTGAGATGCTGGTCCCCGATGCCGCCCACGGGACCAACCCCGCCACGGCCACCATGTGCGGTTTTCGGGTACGGGAAATCCCCACCAATGCGGCAGGGGACGTGGATTTGGAGGCGTTACGCAAGGCCTTGGGGCCCCAAACAGCGGGAATCATGCTCACTAACCCCTCCACCCTAGGGATATTTGACCGCAACATTAAAGCCATTGCCGAGAGCGTCCATGAGGCGGGAGGGCTGCTTTACTATGACGGGGCCAATCTGAACGCCATTCTCGGCAAGGTCAAGCCGGGAGATATGGGGTTTGATGTCATCCACCTTAATCTCCATAAAACCTTCGCTACCCCCCATGGCAGTGGCGGCCCAGGGGCTGGTCCGGTGGGCGTGGGCGATAAATTGCTGCCCTTCCTCCCCGTTCCCCGGGTGGAGCGGGCTGAGGATGGCCGCTTCCATTGGCTGACCGAAGAAGACTGCCCCCAAACCATCGGCCCCCTTTCCGCCTGGATGGGGAATGCGGGCGTCCTGCTGCGCGCCTATATTTATATCCGCTTGCTGGGCCTGGAAGGCATGCAACGGGTCGCGGATTTTTCCGCCCTCAATGCCAATTACCTGGCCAAACGGATGGCCGAGGCAGGGTTTGATCTGGCTTACCCGGAGCGCCGTGCCGGCCATGAATTTGTGGTCACCCTTAAGCGCCAAGCCAAAGAGCTAGGGGTCACCGCCACGGATTTCGCCAAGCGCCTGTTGGATTTGGGGTTTCACGCGCCGACCGTTTATTTTCCTCTCCTGGTGCCAGAGTGCCTGCTCATCGAGCCGGCGGAGACGGAAAGTAAGCAAACCCTGGATGCTTTCGTCGCGGCCATGGCGCAGATTGCCCAAGAAGCCCAAGAGGATCCAGAGCAGCTCAAGGAGGCCCCCCGCAAGTTACCGGTACGCCGCCTTGATGAAGTCAGAGCCGCACGGGAGCTGGATCTCATCTGGAAGCCCGCCCCCCATGACTAA
- a CDS encoding diacylglycerol kinase, with amino-acid sequence MTKPMPPKDEGLRHLFLAAGYSFKGFRAALDEPAFRQELLLLLVGGPLGLWLGETGIERALLVGSLLLVLIVELLNSAVEAVVNRVSYEHHILSGRAKDLGSAAVFTSLVLAAFVWLSILL; translated from the coding sequence ATGACTAAGCCAATGCCCCCGAAAGATGAAGGCCTCCGCCATTTGTTTTTGGCGGCAGGCTACTCTTTCAAAGGCTTTCGGGCAGCCCTCGACGAACCCGCTTTTCGCCAGGAATTGCTGCTATTGCTGGTGGGGGGGCCCCTCGGCCTATGGCTCGGTGAAACCGGAATAGAACGGGCCCTGCTGGTCGGCAGCTTATTGTTGGTGCTGATTGTCGAACTGCTCAATTCTGCGGTGGAGGCGGTGGTGAACCGAGTCAGCTATGAGCATCATATTCTTTCCGGGCGGGCCAAGGATTTAGGCTCCGCCGCCGTCTTTACCAGCCTGGTTTTGGCCGCTTTCGTGTGGCTCTCCATTCTCCTCTGA
- a CDS encoding carbohydrate kinase family protein codes for MTALICGSFAYDTIMVFHDRFKNHILPDKVHILNVSFLVPELRREFGGCAGNIAYNLKLLQGDPLPMGTVGGDFGPYQKWLDQEGISRRHIRLIEETYTAQAFITTDMDDNQITAFHPGAMNFAHENRVQDAAGVTIGIVAPDGREGMIEHGQQFQEAGIPFIFDPGQGLPMFTGEELLKFTHQATWITLNDYEAQLFQERTRLSAQQLAERVDALIITQGAEGSTIHTQGQCLHIPAAKATTLADPTGCGDAYRAGLLYGLSQQMDWEITGRIASLMGAIKIEHHGTQNHRFELTEFWHRFEENFGYRP; via the coding sequence ATGACAGCTTTAATTTGCGGTTCTTTCGCCTACGACACCATTATGGTGTTCCATGACCGATTTAAAAACCACATCCTCCCCGACAAGGTCCATATCCTCAATGTTTCCTTTCTGGTACCGGAGTTACGGCGGGAGTTTGGCGGTTGCGCTGGCAACATTGCCTACAATTTAAAATTACTCCAAGGGGACCCTTTGCCCATGGGGACGGTAGGCGGCGACTTTGGCCCTTATCAAAAATGGCTGGACCAGGAGGGTATTTCCCGCCGGCATATCCGCCTGATTGAAGAGACTTACACCGCCCAGGCTTTCATCACCACGGATATGGACGATAACCAGATCACCGCTTTTCATCCGGGGGCGATGAACTTCGCCCATGAGAACCGGGTTCAGGATGCGGCCGGGGTCACCATCGGAATCGTCGCCCCCGATGGCCGTGAGGGGATGATTGAGCATGGGCAACAATTCCAGGAGGCCGGAATCCCGTTTATCTTCGATCCGGGACAAGGACTGCCCATGTTCACTGGGGAGGAGTTGCTAAAATTCACTCATCAGGCCACTTGGATTACCCTCAATGATTACGAAGCCCAGCTGTTTCAGGAACGAACGAGGCTTTCCGCCCAGCAACTGGCCGAGCGGGTCGATGCCTTGATCATTACCCAAGGGGCAGAAGGCTCCACCATCCACACCCAGGGGCAATGCCTCCACATTCCCGCCGCTAAAGCCACAACCCTCGCCGATCCCACCGGTTGCGGGGATGCCTACCGGGCTGGCTTGCTTTACGGGCTTTCCCAACAAATGGACTGGGAGATAACGGGCCGTATTGCCTCCCTGATGGGCGCCATTAAAATCGAGCACCATGGCACCCAGAACCATCGCTTCGAGCTCACGGAATTTTGGCATCGTTTCGAGGAAAACTTCGGCTACCGGCCCTGA